The DNA sequence CCGTCAACGCGGCCTCCTGGGGTGGGCCGCCGGTGGGCGCGCTGGCCTTTCGTGACCCGGCGCTGATCGACACGTTTGGGTCGGTGTCGCTGGACCCGCACGCCGTGGGCCCGGCCCGATTGGAAGTCGGCCTGCACCAGTTCGGTCTGCTGGCTGGGCTGGTGGCCAGTGTCGAGTATCTGGCTTCGCTGGACGAGTCGGCCCGCGGTAGTCGCCGCGAGCGGCTGGCGGTATCGATGCAGTCTGCCGCGGCGTATCTGAACCGGTTGTTCGAGTACCTGCTGAGTTCCTTGCGGTCGCTTCCGCTGGTGATGCTGATCGGCCAGCCCGAGGCACGCATCCCGGTGGTCAGCTTCGTAGTACAGAAGGTGCCGGCCGAACGAGTGGTGCAGCGGTTGGCCGACAACGGTGTGCTGGCGATCGCCAATGCCGGATCCCGGGTGCTGGATGCGATCGGGGTCAACGACATCGGGGGAGCGGTCACCATCGGGCTGGGCCACTACTCGACGATGGCCGAAGTCGACCAGCTGGTTCGGGCGCTGGCGTCGCTGGGTTAGGCCCGACGTCGGGTCGGGGAGCGGCCGCCGGGTGGTTCGTCATGGCCGCATTAGCCAGCACGCCGATGCATCAGACACATCGATCCAGTTGATCTAGTCCACTTTCGTGGCCAATTTTTCGGTCAATGCCGAGTTGTCTAGGGAATTTTAAGAGATCGGTATCGTCTGCGGTCCTTCCCGGAAAAATTCCGGATACCTGCGGTTATCGGGCGGCTTCGGCGGTTCTCGCGGCCGCGGCCGGGTTGCGGATGCTAGTCAAAGGCTTGACTTTGGCTGAGGATATCGACAGACTCAACGACGCGACTGACCATCAGCACGCACATAGTTCCTTGTTATCGGACGGACTTGACGCTGGAGCGGACACCAGGCGTCGGGGTGATTAAGGAGTTTTTCAGTGCGACACCGTGCGGTCTGTTCAATGACGTTGGTCCCGGCGGCCGTTGCCGGCTCGGTCCTGTTGGGTCTGACGCCGATAGTGTCGCCGGTTTCCCCCGGGCTGACGACTGTGACGGCAGCGCCGGCGCTGCTGGCCGACGAGGACTTCCCCGGTATGGCCTTGCTCATGGGCGGCAGCGGTGTGCCGATTCCTCCGATGCGCCTGGTGCAGAAGGCTTTCGACGACTACATCGCGACCAACGGTTACGCCGATTACGGGGTGAAAAGAATATTCACTCCCGAGGGGTTGAACCCCATTTTCACCCCGCCCAAGAGTCTTCCCCTCGACCCGTCCGTGGCCCAGGGTGTGACCATTCTCAACGAGAGCATCAAGGAGGAACTGGCAGCGGGACGCAACGTCGCGGTCGGGGGCGTTTCGCAGAGCGCCACGATTGCGTCGCTGGAGATGCAGAACATTGTCAACGGATCGCTGGGTTTTCAGCCGGACACCGATCAGTTGTCGTTCTTCATGGTTGGCAACCCGAGCAACCCCAACGGCGGGCTGCTGTCGCGCTTCGACGCGCCGGTGGGCTTCCACCCGAGCGTCCCGAGCCTAGGTCTGACGTTCACCGGTGCGACTCCTGCCGACACCGGCTTCGACACCCACATCTGGACAGGTGAATACGATGGAATCGCTGACTTCCCCCGGTACCCGCTGAACATCCTGTCGAATATCAATGCGTTTATCGGGATCCTTTATGTCCACGGTGAGTACTTCAAACTCGACCAATCCGAGATCGACGCCGCGATCGAATTGCCGACGTCTGAGGGCTACGACGGCGGCACCCACTACTACGTGATTCCCACCGACTTCCTGCCGCTGGTGGAGCCGCTGCGCGGCATCCCGATCTTTGGCGACGCGGTGGCCGACCTGCTCGCCCCCAGCCTGCGGGTGCTGGTCAACCTGGGCTACGGCCCAGACCCCACCATCGGCTGGTCAAACACGCCAGCCGACGTCGCGACGCCGTTCGGGGTGTTCCCCGAGCTGACCTCCGATGACTTCGCCACGATCCTGCAGGCGCTGGCCGACGGGGCCGAAAAGGGGTTCAACGACTTCATCGCTGACCTGTCGGATCCAGCCACTTGGGCGCTGCCGGCGGGCGACTCGGCCTCATCGGGCGGGTGGGACTTTTCTGACCCGCCGTCGTTACTCGAGATCGTGAACGCCTTCAGCGGCGCGGCGTCGCTGGCCTATCAGACTCTGCTGCCGACCGTAGACATCCTCAACGCACTGACCACCTCGCTGCCGGCGTACCAGCTGAGCCTCTTCACGCACTACTTGGGAGAGGGCGACCTGCTGAACGCGATCGGGATGCCGCTGGCAGCGGGCGCGGGCCTGACGACGTTGGGTGCCGGCATCGAATTCATGGTGATGGCCCAGGCTTCCAACAGCATTCAGGACATCTTCGACGATCTGTTCTAGATCCGCGACGCGTTGGCCCGGGGCGATCTCATTCGCCCCACCGGTACCACGGGGGTCTAGGTGTGACGGTTGCCCGCCTCCGAGCGACAACAGTCGTTATTTCAGGTCATAGCTGCTACGGGCGGCGGGGTAAAGGACGTGAGCTAGCAGGTGTTGTCGCTCGGAGGCGGGCATTAGTCCCTATGGTTCGGGATCGCCACTGGTCGGATGGCGGTGACCCGCTTCGCCCGGCTCCGCCGCGCTTGCGGTCGCCGCTGGTTGGATGGCGGTGACCCGCTTCGCCCGGCTCCGCCGCGCTTGCGGTCGCCGCTACGCTGTGGTCGTTACTCGATCTAGCTCCCTGAGGCAGAACAGACGATGGCAGAACTGACAAGTTCCTTGGCCCCTTTGGCTCTGGACACCTTGGTTGACTTGATGCAGCAGCAGGCTGCGCGTTTTCAGGACACGCCCGCTTTCATCTTCTGCCCCGAAGGCGATATTGAAGAGGACCGGGTCACCTACCGCGACCTGGACCGGCGTGCCCGCTCGATAGCGGCGAACTTGCAGCGTCACGGTGCCGCCGGTAAGCGTGTGCTGGTGCTCTGCCGCCCCGGTGTGGACAGCATCGCTGGGTTGTTCGGCTGCTTCTACGCCGGCGCTATTGCGATACCGGTCGACGAGCACTGGCCTATCCGGCGGATCGAGACCGTCGTGCCCGAAGCGGATGCGCGCTTCGCGCTGGCGACGGCCAAAACCCAGGCCAAGATGAAGTCTGCGGTGGACGGTCTCAGTTCTGGGCCGAAGCTGACGTGGCTGGCCATGGATGAGGCCTCCGACGACGGCGCGGACTGGGAGCTGCAGAGCGTCCGTGCCGACAGCCTCGCCATGATCCAGTACACCTCGGGCTCCACTGGGGTGCCGAAGGGTTGCGTTCTGACTCACCGCAACTACCTCAGCAATCTGGAGATAATGCGGTGGGCGCTGAATCCGCCGGATGACGCGCCAGTGATGAACAGCCCGGTCAGCGGGGTGTCCTGGCTGCCGCAGTACCACGACATGGGCTTCGTGGGGGGCATCCTCGGCACCATTTATGGCGGCCGCACCACCGTGCTGATGTCGCCGAGCGCCTTCCTGATGCGCCCGATCCGCTGGATGCAGGCGATATCGCGCTACCAGGCGACCATCACCGCCGGACCCAACTTCGCCTACGAGGCCTGCGTCAAACGCAGCACCGCGGAGCAGCGCGCCGCCCTGGACCTGTCAAACCTGTCGATCGCGGTCATCGGTGCCGGGCCGATCAGCGAGGAGACGTTGCGGTCGTTTACCGAGGCGTTCGCGCCGGCCGGTTTCCGGCCCGAGGCCTTTATTCCCGCTTACGGACTGGCCGAGGCAACCCTGGGCGTGACCGGTATGTCCGAGTCGGCGGTGCCGGTGATTCGGCACTACGACCGGAGCGCGCTCAGTGAGGATCGGGTCGTCGAGGTGCCGGCCGTAGCCGCCACCACTGAAACCGCTGTCCCGCTGGTGGGCTGTGGCAAGAAGGCGGAGACCCAGGAAGTCCTGATCGTGGACCCGGAGACCCGATTGCGGCGAGGACCCGAAGAGGTGGGCGAGATCTGGGTGTCCGGGCCGAGCGTCGGCGCGGGCTACTGGGGACGCCCCGAAGAGACCGAGCACGCCTTCAACGCGTTCGTGGCCGACACCGGGGAGGGTCCCTACCTGCGCAGTGGTGACTTGGGGTTCTTTGCCGGCGGCGAGCTGTTCGTCACCGGCCGGTGCAAGGATTTGATGACGATCGGCGGCTACAGCCACTACCCCAATGACATCGAGCTGACCGTGCAGGCATGTCACCCGGCTCTGATGCCCAGCCGTGGTGCAGTGTTCCAGGTGCCGACCCAGCGCAACGCCCCGGAATATCTGGTGGTGGCGCAGGAGGTGCACCACCACGACGCCGTCGGGGTCAATCTGAACGAGCTGATCGACTCGATCCGGGCGGCGATCCGCACTCACCATGGGATCGACGCGCAGGCGGTCGTGCTGCTCAAGCCGATGCGGATACCGACCACCACCAGCGGCAAGATTCAGCGCAGTGCGTGCCGCGACCAGTACCTCGCCGGTGAACTGACGGTGCTGGCGGAGTGGGCGGAGCCGCGGCCGCAAAACGACGCCTCGGACGTCAAGAATGCGCTGATCGGCGGCTTGGTGCAGCTTGCAGCAACCGGTTTGGCGCAGCGGCTGCGGGGATCAAGGGGCCAGCAGGGCTAGAACGCCTTTCCCTCCGAGACCTCCTATTGAGAGCGCCGCTGCTGAATCGCGGCCTTGAACACGTTGCCGAGGGCTCCGAGGTTCAACTGCGGGGCATTACCGGTGCGTTCGGTGGCCGGGGCGTGCCATTCGGCCACCGGGGCGAAGCCTCCGTCGGTGAAGCGCTGACGGCATGCGCTGCGCTGAATCTTGCCGCTGGTGGTGGTCGGCACCTGCATGGGCTCCACCAGCAGCACGTCGTGCGGCGAAATGCCATGCGTGGCCGCGACGCCGGTGCGGATCGCCTCGACGGCATCGGTTAGGTCGTTGCCCAGTGCGGTGCGGTTGACCTCTTGCACGACCACCAGCTGCTCGTCGGCGTGGGGGTTCGGTTTCACCGTGAACACGGCGCCCCGGCCCGGCATCAGCGCCGCGTCGCTGCTGCCCACGGTGTCTTCAATGTCGTTGGGGTAGTACTTGGTGTCGCGGATCGAGACCAGGTCGTTCCACCGTCCGGTCACGAACAACTCCCCGGCGCACATGAAGCCGAGGTCGCCGGTGCGCAAGAACGGCCCTTGAAATTCTTGGCCGGTGTCGGCCAGGGTCGCGCCGAAGGTACGTGCGGTCTCCTCTGGCCGATTCCAGTAGCCCTGGGCGACGCTCGGGCCGGATACCCAGATCTCGCCCACTTGGTCAGGACTGCACTCGAGCCGGGTCTCGGGGTCGACGATCAGCACCCGCATGTCGTCTAGCTCCCGGCCGCAACCCACCAACGCCACCGCGTCGGGGTGGTCGGCCGGAACGTCGACCAGGTGGTTGCGGCCCAGCTCGGTGCGATCGACGTAGCGGGCCCCCGCAACCTCCGGGCTCTGCATCGCGGTGACCAGCAGCGAGGACTCCGCCAGCCCGAACGCCGCTTGGATTCCGTTCAGTTGGAACCCGGCCGGCGCGAAGGCCTCGGCGAAGTTCTGCAGCGTGGTTGCGCGCACCGGCTCGGTACCGATCCAGGCATGCGTCAGGCTGGACAGATCGAGTGCCGCGCGCTGCGCCGCGGTGGTGTTCTTGACGCACACGTCGTAGGCGAAGGTCGGTGCGCCGGTGATCGTGGCGCGGTGCCGGGACAGCATCTCCAGCCAGCGCTGCGGCTTCTTGATGAATGAGTTGGGCGCCATCATGTAGGTGGTGACGCCGACGTAGACCATCTCCAGGACGCCGCCGATCAGACCCATGTCGTGGTGCTGCGGCAGCCACCACACCGCTACGTCACCGTCATGGCCGTTCCATCGCCGGCGGACCACCTCCATGTTGTGCAGCAGGTTGCGGTGGCTGACCATGACGCCTTTGGGGGATTTGGTCGACCCCGAGGTGTATTGGATCAAGGCGATGTCATCCGGGTCGATGTCCGGGGCGACCCACCCGGTCGCGTCGGCGGCCGGGTCCTGGTCGATGGTGCACCACTGCAGCGGGCGATCGGTGGTCAAGGCGTCGATCGGGGCGCGCACCCGGGCCTGCATGTCGGCGGTGGCTAGCGCGAAGTCGGCCTGCACGTCGATGGCGATCTGCTTGAGCCGCGACAGGGTCTCGTTCATCGGTGCGGCGATCGCACCGGCGTAGACGCAGCCGAAGTAGCCGATGGCATTGTCCAGCCCGGGCTCGCAGGCCAGCAGCACCCGCCGCCCGGTGGCGCCACGTCGCTGCAAGTCGGCGGCAAGGGTTCGTGCGCGTGCGTCGAGCTCTCGGTAGGTGATCCGTGCCTGTTCGGCACCGCCATCTGGGGAGAAGCTGAACGCGATCTTGTCGCCGTAACGCTCGGCTTGCTGAACCAGCATGGCCATCAGGTTGGTTGCGCTCATCGTGATGACCACCTTAGCGATCGAGTCGGTTCCAGAATTGACATTAACAAAGACTGAGAGGCGGGGGTGGAGGCGTGGTGCGCAGGGCTACGACATCGGGATATACCTTTCCCGCTGGGCGGACATCTATCGCCTTACGTGCGATTTTGCCGGGTTTTTACGAGGGTTTTCCTTACAAAAATTTCCGTTCGACAAAGCAGAAAACTCATGTAAGTTTAAGCAACGTCCGTAGTCAGTGTCCGTAGGAGAGCATGATGCAGCTGGCGCTTCGCCCGTACGTCACCCCCGGCGTCGCCATTGCTGGTGCCGCCTTAATCGCGGTAAATACCGCGGTGCCGATCGCGGCCATGCGACCTGTTGCGGAACCTCGCCAGCAACTTCACAGCGTCGAGCACCATGCCGTGCAGCTCACTGCGGGCCCGGACTTCTTCGGCCCGTGGGTCGACCTCTTCACCAACACCGCCAACAACTTGGTGGCGATGGGATCGGACAACGGCTGGGGCAACCTGCTGGAGCAGATCATTAGCGATCCGAGCTCGCTGTCGCGGTTGCCGGAGGTATTCGACTTCCTGACCACTGTGATGCCGTCGGTCAGCGGCGCTGACCCGATCATGGTCCTGCTCTCGCCGATCCTGACCATTGGCATGGGCCTCATCGGCCCGCTGGTCACGGTCAACAACGAGTTTTACGAAATCCTCGATCAGATCTTCCGCCCCAACGACTTCCTGGACCCGTTCGCGGCGATCTTCACCGCGATACCCCGGTTGCTGGACGCCTGGCTCAACGGCACGGCCACCCTGGACATCGCCGGCGTGCACGTCCCGCTCTTCAACGGCATCCTGGTCCCCGGCCAGAACCTGGTCATCGACCTGACCGCGGACGATGTGGTTAACGGCCTGAAGATCGGTGACCAGACCATCGCCAGCCTGCTCGACCAGACCGGGATCGGCACGCTTGAAGTGTCGGGCATGCTGACTGGCTTGCTGGACTCCCTGGGGATGGGCGATCAGACCCCGGTCGACGTGATCGACACCCTCGGGCTCGGCGACCTGCAGGTCGCCAGCGTGTTCATGACCGTGCTCGACGCCGTGGGGATCGGCAACCCCACCATCGAAGAGATCCTGGACCAGATCGGCGTCGGCGACCTGCAGGTCGCCGACATCGCGATCGACATCACCCACGCCCTGGGCTTCGACAACCCGACGGTCGTCGACATCGCCGGCGACGTCGGCTTGGCCGACCTCAAGCTGGCTGACCTCGGTATGGACGTGCTCAACGCGCTGGGCATCGGGGACCCGACCGTGAGCGAGCTGCTCGGCGACCTCGGTGCCGACAGTCTGACCCTGAACGGTCTGCTGCAGACCGTGGTGGAGGCGCTCGGTCTCGCAGGTCAGACCCCGGCATCGCTGATCGACGCCCTGGGTGGCGGCGACCTGACTACCCACGAGGTCATTACCTCGCTGCTGAACGGCCTGGGCCTGGGCAACCAGTCGATGATGGACCTGGTCAGCCAGGCGGGTATCGCCAACGTCAACATGGGCGACGTTTTCGTCAGCGTCCTCGGCGACGCGGGCAACACGTCGATGCTCGACGTTGTCAACGCCCTTGGCCTTGGTTCTGTCACGGTCGAGCAATTCACCGACCTGTTGGGCATCACCAACCTGTCGCTGGGCACCGTGTTCGGCAACCTCCACAACATGGGCTTGATCGGCAACATCACGATCAACGACTTCATCGCCGCTACCGGCGGCACTCCGCTGGCCAAGGGCGGTGACTCGTCGTTCATCGACGCGATGGCCGGCCAGACCATCGGCTCGATTCTGGAACAGCAGGGCATGCTCACCGCGCCGATCAGCTCGCTGCTCGGCGACATGGGCAACCAAACGTTGGCCGAGATGATCAGCGCCACCTTCGTCACGACGGTGGGCGAGATGCTCGCCTCGTCCGGCTTTGCCGACATGACCCTGACCGAGTTGGTGCTGGCGAACATGCCCGACCAGCCGCTGGCGGACTTGCTCGGTGTCACGGCCGACACGCCCCTGGCCGACCTGATCAACCAGCTCGTGCCGGCCGACCAGACCATCGTCGACATGCTCAACCAAGCGGGCATCGGCGATCTGAATCTGAGTGCGCTGCTAGACCAGATGTTCGGCGACCAGACCGTGGCCAATGCGCTCGACGACAACGGCGTGGGCAGCATGCACCTCGACGACATCATCCGACAGGCTCTGGGCACGCAGAGCGTCAACGACATGCTCAACGAGTTCGGGCTCGGCGGCCAGTCGCTCAGCGACCTGCTCGACCAATTCTTCGGCACCATGACCGTCCACGACGGCCTGATCGATCTGGGCCTGGGCGATCAGACCCTCAACGAGCTGATCGACTCGTTGTTCGGCACCTCGACCGTCAGCTCGCTGCTTGGCGCCTTCGGCGACCAGACCGTCAACGAGCTGCTGACGTCGCTGGGTATGGGCGATCTGACCGTGATCAACGCGCAGATCGAAGAGTTCTATGGCTCGCTGTCCTACTGGCTCGATGGGCTGGGGAACCAGATTGCGGCGGTGCTCGGTGGCTAAGCGACTTCAACGGCCAAGCAACTTCGGAACTTTCGTCCGGGAGGGCGTCATGCAGCAAACACTTCGTCCGTACGTCACCACCGGCCTGGCCGTTGTCGGTGTGGGTCTCGTCGCGGTTCCCCCCGTCACATCCCACCTGCCGCAGCTGCAACGCGAGCTCGCGGTCATCGAACAGCGGGCCATTGCGCTGACCTCGGGGGGTGACTTCTTCTCGCCCTACACCGATCTGTTCAACCACACCGTCGCCAACCTGCAGGCGCTGAACCAGAACTCCGTCGATATGTGGGGTCTGCTGGAGTACATCGTCACGCACCCGCAGCAGGCGCTGGCTGGCATCCCGGACGTCGTCAACATCTTCACCAACGCGATGCCCACCATCAGCGCGGAACTGATGCCGTTCCCGGCCGACATCAGCATTCAGTTGCCGTTGTGGCTGAACTCGCTGCTCGCCGGAATCGGCCCGTGGGTGACGATGTTCAACGCGCTGGGCGACGTCATCCGCGACATCTTCAACTTCAGCGACCCGATGGGTGCGCTCTCCGCCCTGATCGGTGCGCCGGCGACCCTGCTCGACGCGTTCCTCAACGGCACCGCGAGCTTCAGCATCGGCGACATCAACATCCCGCTGTTCAACGGTTTCCTGACCACCGGGCAACCTATTGATGCCAACTTCACCATCGGCGGCCTCGTCGATCAGTCCGGCTACGGCGACACCACCATCACCGGCCTGCTCAGCCAGCTCGGCGTCGGCGATATCCCGCTGGACACCCTGATCATCGAACTCCTCGACCAGGTCGGTTATGGCCACATGACGCCGGTCGACCTGCTGAACGAGTTCGGGATCGGCACCCAGTCGCTGTCCGAACTGCTGATCGGCGTGTTCAACGAGGCCGGCATCGGCAACCCCACGATCGCCCAGCTGCTGACCGACCTCGGCGGCATCAGCCCGGACGACTCGATCGCGAGTCTGCTGATCGCCCTGCTCAACTCCCCGGAAGTCGGCATCGGCAACCCCACGCTGTCGGAGTTCATCCTGAGCCTCGTCGGTGGCGATGACCAGACCGTCGGTGGCTTGATCAAGGACCTGCTCGGTGCCACAGGCACCGAATCCCTCGCCAGCCTGGTGGACCCGAGTTGGACCGTCGGCGGGCTCATCACCGACACGTTGGGCAATCCTGCGCTGACCGATCTGTTCGCCGAGCTGGGTCTGGGCGATGTCACGATCGGCGCCGGGGTCAGCCTCCTGCTCGGCGAGACCGGCAACGAAACCCTGCTGGACCTGCTCAACAACGGCTTCCTGGGACCGGACATCACCGGCAACACCGGGATTTTCGAGCTAATCGGGTCGATGTTCCCGCCGGGCACCACATTCTCCGACTTCATGGGCGAACTCGGGGACTCGACCCTGGGCGAGTTGTTGGCTGGGATGCCGGTCGGGGAGAACACACTCGGCATCGATCCGACCACCCCAATGACCGACATCAAGTTCACCGAGCTGATGACGATCGCCGGTATCGGCGACACCCCGCTGGCAGAGCTCTCCCCAGAGAACGCCAGCCTGATTGAGAAGATCGGCAACCCGACGCTCAACGCCTTGTTGGGCACCAACACCGTCGGGCAGACCCTGTCGAACTTGAACCTCTACAACGTCACGGTGGCGGAGCTGGTCCAATCGATGGGCCTGTCCAACTACCAACTGGAGACCCTGTTCGACGGCTTGGGCAACCTGAGCGGCAATGTCACCCTGGAGGAGTTCCTCACCGACATTGGCTTCAACCCGACCCTGAACGACCTCCTGACCAGCGCCCTCGACGGGCTGGGGCTGGGCAACACCACGGTGCTGTCCCTCTTCGAGGACTGGGGGATGGGCAGTGTCAGTCTGCAGAACCTGATCGACGCGCTCGGCCTGGACAACCTCAACATCCAGACGATGTTCAACAACCTCGGCTTTAACAACATCGACCTCGACAGCTTCATCGACCGACTCGGGTTGAGCGGCATCTCGCTGGCCAGCATCCTCAGCGGTCTGGGCTTTGACACCCGGACCCTCGATGAGGTCATCGAAAGTCTGTTGGGCGGGGTGTCGATCGGCAGCGTGCTGGACGGGCTGGGCCTCGACGAGGTCCACCTGGACAGCTTCATCACCGACGTGATGACCAGCGTTCTGGGCGACCCGACCCTGGGCACCTTCCTCGGTTGGCTGGGGCTGGACAGCAACGATCTGGACACCATCGTCGCCAACCTCGGCCTCGGCGGCGTGACGATCAACTCGCTGCTCACCGACCTCGGCTTCGGCACTTTGGACATCAACGGGCTGATCGACGGCTTGGGCCTGTCCGACCTGGGCGTGCTCGGTATCAACGGCGACTTCTTCGGGGTGGCCTCCGAGTGGCTGAACGATATTCCGAACCAGATCGCCGCGGCGTTGGGCTTTACCGGCTGAGCCTGACCGGGCAAGCCGATCCAGAACTAAACGACAGACAGAGCTAGCACAACTGTGGGCCACACAGATAGGAAATCCCAAATGGCAGTAGGGCGTAACACTTCGGGCAACGGTCGTTCACGTCGGCTGGGCCGGCCTAGCCGTCGACTGCTGGGGGCCAGTAGTGCGGTTGGGGCGTTTTTGGCGTTTGGGATGGCGCCGTTGTCGGCGGCTCCGGTTGCGCATGCTGATGAGCTGGATTGGGTTGTTGATCTGGTTGGTGCGGATTTGGCTGGGGCGCTTGGGGATTTGGGTCAGGCGTCGTCGTGGGAGACGTTGTTTGATCAGGCTTCGTGGGAGCCGTTGCTGTCGAATGTGGGTTTGTCGTTTGATGCGTCGTTGGCGGGTGTGCCGGGGTCGGCTGCTGCTGATGATTGGTTTGGGTCGTTGTTCTATGACCCGTGGCATGACTTGGGTCAGGCGTGGATCAATAGTTCGTTTGGGTCTGCGGTTAATGACGTCATCAATATTTTCGGGTTCGGTCAGATTCTGATCGGTAATGGTGCCGACGGTATTGATGGTGGTACGGCGGCGCAGGCTGCTGGTGGTGCTGGTGGTTTGTGGTTCGGTGATGGTGGTGCTGGTGGTACGGCTGCTGATGGCACTGGTGGTGTTGGTGGTTCGGCGGGCATGTTCGGCGATGGTGGCGCCGGTGGTGCGGGTCTTGATGGTGGTGACGGTGGCGCCGGTGGTAACGGTGGCTGGTGGATGGGTATCGGCGGTGATGGTGGTGCTGCGGGTGCTGGTATCGCTGGTGGTGCCGGTGGTGTTGGTGGTGCCGGTGGTGATGGCATTGGTTTGGCGTTCGGTTCGGGCGGTAATGGTGGTCTCGGTGGCGATGGTGCGGTGGGTGCTGCGGGGGCGGTTGTTGGTGCTGGGCTGAATGGTCTTGCCGGTGCCAATGGTGGTGCTGGTGGTAATGGTGGTGCTGGTGGTAAGGGTTCGTGGCTGATCGGTTCCGGTGGTTCCGGTGGTGCTGGTGGTCAGGGTGCCAACGGTGGTGCTGGTAGCGATGGTGGTGATGGCATCGACGCCACCACCGCGGGCGCCGCCGGTGGCGCGGCCGGCAACGGTGGCAACGGTGGCACTGGTGGTGCCGCCGGTCATGGTGGTGTGGCTGGTTCTGGCGGTCTGTTGGGCTCGTCGGGTGTCGCCGGTATTGGTGGCGCTGCCGGTGATGGTGGTAACGCCGGTGTTGGTGGTAACGGTGGCGACGGCGCCAACGGCGACTCGACGTATGTCGATGGTGGTGCCGGTGGCCGTGGTGGTGACGCGGGTGTGGCCGGTGCCGGTGGTGCGGCGGCGCCTGGCGGCACTGCGGGTGCTGCGGGTGCGGCGGCGACCGGTGGTGGTAACGGTGGCCGTGGTGGTGACGGTGCCGACGCCACGATCGCCGGCACGGCCGGTGGTGCCGGCGGCCGCGGTGGTGACGCGGGCTCGCTGGGCAATGGTGGCGCCGGTGGTGTCGGTGGTGACGGCGCGACCGGCCTGGCCGGCCACACCGATGCCAACGGTGATGGCACGACGGGCCTGTCCGGTGGCGCCGGTGGTGTCGGTGGCGCCGGCGGTGAGGGCGGTTCGCAAGCCGGTAATGGTGGTGTCGGTGGTGCCGGTGGCCGTGGTGGCACCGGTGGCATCGGTGGTGCCGGCAAGGATGGCACCGCGGGTGTGAATGCGG is a window from the Mycobacterium sp. SVM_VP21 genome containing:
- a CDS encoding fatty acyl-AMP ligase is translated as MAELTSSLAPLALDTLVDLMQQQAARFQDTPAFIFCPEGDIEEDRVTYRDLDRRARSIAANLQRHGAAGKRVLVLCRPGVDSIAGLFGCFYAGAIAIPVDEHWPIRRIETVVPEADARFALATAKTQAKMKSAVDGLSSGPKLTWLAMDEASDDGADWELQSVRADSLAMIQYTSGSTGVPKGCVLTHRNYLSNLEIMRWALNPPDDAPVMNSPVSGVSWLPQYHDMGFVGGILGTIYGGRTTVLMSPSAFLMRPIRWMQAISRYQATITAGPNFAYEACVKRSTAEQRAALDLSNLSIAVIGAGPISEETLRSFTEAFAPAGFRPEAFIPAYGLAEATLGVTGMSESAVPVIRHYDRSALSEDRVVEVPAVAATTETAVPLVGCGKKAETQEVLIVDPETRLRRGPEEVGEIWVSGPSVGAGYWGRPEETEHAFNAFVADTGEGPYLRSGDLGFFAGGELFVTGRCKDLMTIGGYSHYPNDIELTVQACHPALMPSRGAVFQVPTQRNAPEYLVVAQEVHHHDAVGVNLNELIDSIRAAIRTHHGIDAQAVVLLKPMRIPTTTSGKIQRSACRDQYLAGELTVLAEWAEPRPQNDASDVKNALIGGLVQLAATGLAQRLRGSRGQQG
- a CDS encoding fatty acyl-AMP ligase encodes the protein MSATNLMAMLVQQAERYGDKIAFSFSPDGGAEQARITYRELDARARTLAADLQRRGATGRRVLLACEPGLDNAIGYFGCVYAGAIAAPMNETLSRLKQIAIDVQADFALATADMQARVRAPIDALTTDRPLQWCTIDQDPAADATGWVAPDIDPDDIALIQYTSGSTKSPKGVMVSHRNLLHNMEVVRRRWNGHDGDVAVWWLPQHHDMGLIGGVLEMVYVGVTTYMMAPNSFIKKPQRWLEMLSRHRATITGAPTFAYDVCVKNTTAAQRAALDLSSLTHAWIGTEPVRATTLQNFAEAFAPAGFQLNGIQAAFGLAESSLLVTAMQSPEVAGARYVDRTELGRNHLVDVPADHPDAVALVGCGRELDDMRVLIVDPETRLECSPDQVGEIWVSGPSVAQGYWNRPEETARTFGATLADTGQEFQGPFLRTGDLGFMCAGELFVTGRWNDLVSIRDTKYYPNDIEDTVGSSDAALMPGRGAVFTVKPNPHADEQLVVVQEVNRTALGNDLTDAVEAIRTGVAATHGISPHDVLLVEPMQVPTTTSGKIQRSACRQRFTDGGFAPVAEWHAPATERTGNAPQLNLGALGNVFKAAIQQRRSQ
- a CDS encoding PE-PPE domain-containing protein; protein product: MTLVPAAVAGSVLLGLTPIVSPVSPGLTTVTAAPALLADEDFPGMALLMGGSGVPIPPMRLVQKAFDDYIATNGYADYGVKRIFTPEGLNPIFTPPKSLPLDPSVAQGVTILNESIKEELAAGRNVAVGGVSQSATIASLEMQNIVNGSLGFQPDTDQLSFFMVGNPSNPNGGLLSRFDAPVGFHPSVPSLGLTFTGATPADTGFDTHIWTGEYDGIADFPRYPLNILSNINAFIGILYVHGEYFKLDQSEIDAAIELPTSEGYDGGTHYYVIPTDFLPLVEPLRGIPIFGDAVADLLAPSLRVLVNLGYGPDPTIGWSNTPADVATPFGVFPELTSDDFATILQALADGAEKGFNDFIADLSDPATWALPAGDSASSGGWDFSDPPSLLEIVNAFSGAASLAYQTLLPTVDILNALTTSLPAYQLSLFTHYLGEGDLLNAIGMPLAAGAGLTTLGAGIEFMVMAQASNSIQDIFDDLF